A single genomic interval of Methanococcus voltae harbors:
- a CDS encoding formylmethanofuran dehydrogenase subunit A, which yields MTKMIIKGGHVYDPLNGVDGEVMDIYIKDGKIVESLSSDEIKEAKILDAKNKVVMAGGVDAHTHIAGPKVTIGRVMFPEDHYKCVREKTYNTHCGTGEIVPSTYMQGYKYATMGYTTTFEAAVPPMIARHTHEELKALPILDKAGYLLLGNNWFVMKYLREGDIEKAAAYVAWALDATKTYGIKCVNPAGVENWAWGKNVNSLDEKNIHFDVSARQIVDGLAQINEMLGLPMSIHLHANNLGHPGNWEITKDTMDVTKNIKVNVKDNIYNEVKTKFDSRRKQSVYMTHVQFHSFGGTSWKDFESKADDVSKHVNKSDHVVIDSGCVPFGKAICMTGDGPGLYDIATMNGQKWTNCDVELECGSGIVPFNYSIKNKVHSVQWAIGLELLLLVDPAKAILTTDNPNAGPFTKYPKIMRWLLSNKARQDTMKECHKWAAERSTLESIDKELNLYELAQITRSTPAIAIGMGYRKGHLGAGADADVTIYDITPDYNSNDYEMLERVFTTTAYTIKDGQIVSKGNEIVETPSGRSFFANVAMKDEIQKPVMDDVKDFFKYYTVGFNNYSTPEEYLTRPTPMDIDLK from the coding sequence ATGACCAAAATGATTATTAAAGGAGGTCATGTTTACGACCCACTTAATGGTGTGGACGGAGAGGTAATGGACATCTACATCAAAGATGGCAAGATTGTCGAAAGCCTTTCGAGTGACGAAATAAAGGAAGCAAAAATATTAGACGCAAAAAATAAAGTTGTAATGGCCGGTGGTGTTGATGCACACACGCACATTGCAGGACCTAAAGTAACCATCGGTAGAGTAATGTTCCCAGAAGACCACTACAAGTGTGTAAGGGAAAAAACATACAACACACACTGTGGAACTGGTGAAATAGTACCTTCTACATACATGCAAGGTTATAAATACGCAACAATGGGTTATACAACTACCTTTGAGGCAGCTGTTCCTCCTATGATTGCAAGACACACACACGAAGAGTTAAAAGCACTCCCTATTCTCGATAAAGCCGGATACTTACTTTTAGGTAATAACTGGTTTGTTATGAAATACTTGAGAGAAGGAGACATCGAAAAAGCTGCGGCATATGTTGCTTGGGCTTTAGATGCTACAAAAACCTACGGTATTAAGTGTGTTAACCCAGCTGGTGTTGAAAACTGGGCTTGGGGTAAAAACGTAAACTCTTTAGATGAGAAAAACATCCACTTTGACGTTTCAGCAAGACAAATTGTTGACGGATTGGCTCAAATTAACGAAATGTTAGGTCTTCCAATGTCAATTCACTTGCACGCTAACAACCTTGGACACCCTGGAAACTGGGAAATTACTAAGGATACAATGGATGTAACTAAAAACATTAAAGTTAACGTAAAAGACAACATCTACAACGAAGTTAAAACAAAATTCGACAGTAGAAGAAAACAATCTGTTTATATGACTCACGTTCAGTTCCACTCATTCGGTGGTACAAGCTGGAAAGACTTTGAATCAAAAGCAGACGACGTTTCAAAACACGTTAACAAATCAGACCACGTTGTAATTGATAGTGGTTGTGTTCCATTCGGTAAAGCTATTTGTATGACTGGAGACGGTCCAGGTTTATACGATATCGCTACAATGAACGGTCAAAAATGGACAAACTGTGATGTTGAGTTAGAATGTGGTTCAGGTATTGTTCCTTTCAACTACAGTATTAAAAACAAAGTACACAGTGTCCAGTGGGCAATAGGTCTTGAATTGTTGTTATTAGTTGACCCAGCTAAAGCAATTTTAACAACCGACAACCCTAACGCAGGACCATTCACAAAATACCCAAAAATCATGAGATGGTTGCTCTCTAACAAAGCAAGACAAGATACTATGAAAGAATGCCACAAATGGGCAGCTGAAAGAAGTACTCTTGAAAGCATCGATAAAGAGTTAAACCTCTACGAATTAGCACAGATTACAAGGTCAACCCCTGCAATCGCTATTGGTATGGGATACAGAAAAGGTCATTTAGGAGCAGGTGCTGACGCAGATGTTACAATCTACGATATTACACCAGATTACAACTCTAACGACTATGAAATGCTCGAAAGAGTATTTACAACAACCGCATACACCATTAAAGATGGTCAAATTGTTTCAAAAGGAAACGAAATTGTTGAAACACCAAGCGGTAGGTCATTCTTCGCTAACGTAGCAATGAAAGACGAAATCCAAAAACCAGTTATGGACGACGTTAAGGACTTCTTTAAATACTATACTGTTGGATTTAACAACTATTCAACTCCTGAAGAGTATTTAACAAGACCTACGCCTATGGATATCGATTTAAAATAA
- a CDS encoding formylmethanofuran dehydrogenase subunit C — translation MGEIILTPKYDDRFPVECDMITPDNFFGKSNEEIQAVKLWKSSVQYPLSEFFDVKGDGQGTESAADIHIIIDGTVPKMKLIGYSMTTGKITVNGDVNYHVGCEMKGGEIEVNGNAGSWAGREMEGGTIIIHGNAGDHIGGSYRGKWEGMLGGRIVIDGNAGSSVGDGLVKGTIIVKGNVEAFCGIRQSGGLIYVGGDVLRTIGVEMKKGTIIVEGNIKNFSPGFFEQTLLKSNEVPSELYDEILPYGANLYSKSYIEYKGDHAFFNKPKGKMYVSANNNEYLLSCEGSTDRPIEFKGEALKVILNTGSTIEQGRIIKGGDKYSPEYKDVCAVCHIHPDDYQLLGKPEKVKVSSPDGNRSVVVRAEMKDNVQRRNIFIPRSVWANVIVDAQSVNSGAPIYKGGEAYVQPTDDEILEAPYIIEQQYK, via the coding sequence ATGGGAGAAATTATATTAACTCCAAAATATGATGATAGATTTCCTGTTGAATGTGATATGATTACCCCTGATAACTTCTTTGGAAAATCAAATGAAGAAATCCAAGCTGTAAAACTCTGGAAGAGTTCTGTACAATACCCATTGTCAGAATTCTTCGATGTAAAGGGCGATGGTCAAGGAACAGAATCAGCAGCAGACATTCACATCATAATTGATGGAACAGTACCAAAAATGAAATTAATCGGTTATTCAATGACCACCGGTAAAATTACAGTTAATGGAGATGTGAACTACCACGTTGGCTGTGAAATGAAGGGTGGAGAAATTGAAGTAAACGGTAATGCTGGCTCATGGGCTGGTAGAGAAATGGAAGGCGGAACCATTATAATCCACGGTAATGCTGGCGACCACATCGGCGGTAGCTACAGGGGTAAATGGGAAGGTATGCTTGGCGGTAGAATCGTTATCGACGGTAATGCAGGTAGCAGTGTCGGTGATGGTTTAGTTAAAGGTACCATCATTGTAAAAGGAAATGTTGAAGCTTTCTGTGGTATTAGACAAAGCGGTGGTTTAATATACGTCGGTGGAGATGTTTTAAGAACTATCGGTGTAGAAATGAAAAAAGGTACCATCATTGTAGAAGGTAATATTAAAAACTTCTCACCAGGATTCTTCGAACAAACTTTATTAAAAAGCAACGAAGTTCCAAGTGAATTATACGATGAAATCTTGCCTTATGGAGCTAATTTATACTCAAAAAGCTACATAGAATACAAAGGAGACCACGCATTCTTTAATAAACCTAAAGGAAAAATGTATGTTTCTGCAAATAACAACGAGTACTTATTAAGCTGTGAAGGTTCAACCGACAGACCTATCGAGTTTAAAGGTGAAGCTTTAAAAGTTATCTTGAACACAGGAAGTACAATTGAACAAGGTAGAATTATTAAAGGTGGGGACAAATACAGCCCAGAATATAAAGATGTATGTGCTGTATGCCATATTCACCCAGATGATTACCAATTGTTGGGCAAACCAGAAAAAGTTAAAGTTTCAAGCCCTGATGGAAATAGAAGCGTTGTAGTAAGAGCAGAAATGAAAGATAACGTTCAAAGAAGAAATATCTTCATACCAAGAAGTGTTTGGGCGAACGTTATCGTTGATGCTCAATCTGTTAACTCAGGAGCTCCAATCTACAAAGGTGGCGAAGCTTACGTACAACCTACAGATG